Within Urocitellus parryii isolate mUroPar1 chromosome 10, mUroPar1.hap1, whole genome shotgun sequence, the genomic segment atgccaaatgtctcctttgatataaggagagtaactcagaacagagtagggacgaagaacatgagaagaagattaacattaaacagggatgagaggtgggagggaaagggagagagaagggaaattgcatggaaatggaaggagaccctcaggggtatacaaaattacatacaagaggaagtgaggggaaagggaaaaaaatacaagggggagaaatgaatttcagtagagggggtagagagagaagaggggaggggaggggaggggaggggggttagtagaggataggaaaggcagcagaatacaacagacactagtatggcaatatgtaaatcaatggttgtgtaaccgatgtgattctgcaaactgtataaggggtaaaaatgggagttcataacccacttgaatcaaagtgtgaaatatgatatatcaagaactatgtaatgttttgaacaatcaacaataaaaattaaaaaaaaaaaaacctatactCAACCTCATACTCAGTGGACAAAGACTAAAGTTTCTCTCTAAGGTTGAGACCAGGACAAGGATGTCCATTCTTActgcttctatttaacatagtactGGAGGAGCTAACCAGAGtaattaagcaagaaaaagaaataaaaggcaccaAATTAAACAGGaagtgccgggtttctgttctctcaactaaaaggctcagggtttactccagttgaactgggctaactgggctgcacaaaataactacacaagagacacaaatacctttttctttggggtcgctgtgaaggatcctctgaccttaagggtccacaggaagagagagagcgagagcatgcgctgaccccttttattgaggagaagctattcaaatgaggcaaggggtcaggtttcagggggctgagtatcttcatgatatccactgtcagcaggttgacggacacctgggtaggccacacccaagggcaccgTAAGAGAAGGGGTCACACACAAGGcacatggaagattctatcctaaacagggcaaggggttatattacaaaggaacatgTGAGCagagctccacccatggggctgtagcaagacacacccatgcacaagacacaGACCCtcgaccctcgaacccaagaaaggtggggaaagctctgccacatttctgtgtctgagcgcctcagcacccagccagggaccctgtgtgactcagtcacgtgtaaggttggtctcccacaaggaagaaataaaatcatatatatttacagATGACAGAATCCCGTCTCTACCTCCAGGCTCTTCATCTCACCAAAACTAAAGTTGAGTATGTGACAACATATTCTTTCCTGTAAGAAAGAAGTTGTCAGATTTCTctttaatttcccttttcctaCTCTTTCTCCTATAACtacttctctttctgttttcaagTCCTCCAGCTTAACTGACACTATCCAGACTAGGTAAAGGGAACCTTGACTGCTGCTTTTGCTTACTTCACAGTGAGGGCTTGACTGTCCTACAACCTTGAATTTTCACTCCTGGCTCCAATGCATGCTTTAGCACACCATGCAGGACAGTAGTGATAGGTTCAGCTGCTCTCAGAGCCTGTTCACCTGCCCTGCACACACAGGCAACTTGTGAAGCCTGAGGGTTTCATCCAGCTGCCAGTATAAGCACCTTGATTTGGCCTCTTTCCATCCTGCTCAACTCACATTCATTCCAGTCCCAAGAGGAATGTCCTGATGTGACCACTCAGATAAACTACTTGTCCTGGAATCCTTGTCTCAAGGGCTGCTGCTGGAGAACCTAAAACTATGTAAGAAATTATAGTAGATGTGCAATCAATTTAGTGGATCCTGACTGTTgaattaataaaactgaaataaaatagttaacaAGGTACTCTCTGCAATTGTTTCAATTAGGACTGTTATCTCTTACTTTGAGACAAAGgcaagaatatttttgtttttgtttttgtttttgttttgccaccagggattgaacccagaagtacttaactactgagccacattcccagccctttttctttctttctttctttgttttttttttttttttttttttttttttttgagacaaggtctcactaagttatctaggatcttgctgagttgctgagccagctttgaacttgcaatcctccagcctcagcctcctgagccactgggattacaggcatgcccccaTTATATCCAGatcattgttttttaaacaatgtaATGTCAACATATGACCTTTTTCAAAAGGTGCCAATTTTCCAGAATACACTAAATAGAAGACAAAAAGCAGAATCAGGTTTTCTAGATAGAAAGGTgtttgtccccacccccaccccccaattttgtgattaattttcaaaaagctTTACAATAATAATCCCAGGATGACTACCAGAGTGAGTTCTATACATTGCTGATGGCATTGTGAAACAAATTTGTCTTCTCACTTTCGGTTAGCAAACCTACATATTCTTGGATTTatgccaagaaaaaaagaatacaaaagaacTAACATGTGACAAGCAGAATGATGTCCTCTACAATGTTAtagattcaatttaaaaatgaaaactacttCAATATCTGCAGAGAAGGGGTTCTAAGGGCCAACATTCTTGAAAAGCCTTAAAGTTGAGTTTGCAGAGCCCTTCACAGAAAGATTAAAGAATCATTCAGGTCTCACCCCTCATGAGAACGCTGGAGAAAACTGGGGGTGCTTTAGGTGCTTCAGTGGCACCTCCCCTGATGAGCTGGGCTCCCTAGTACCCCAGCTCAGAGAGGTTTGATGGAGGTCCAACGTAATGTAGTGTGAATTTAAGACATGACACGCCTCTCATGGATTCCAGCATCAGATTTAAAACTTAAcataagacagtagaatgaatggggcataactttcctatgttcatatatgaatacatgccCAGTATAActccacgtcatgtacaaccacaagaatgggaagtcacactttatatttaaaaatccatcctactgtcatgtataactaacaagaataaattttttttggggggggactaAGAAAGTATAGGGTTTTGTGCAGTATGAGAGGTGGACGACTCTAAAGAGCCTAAAAGAAAAGTAGTGGGCAAAGATTTGTCCTTTCAGCTTGTCACCCAAGACCACAGTGAGGACACAAAATAggcatttttctactttttcttaatGGCTTGTTCTTAAAAGAGCTTCCCACGCCACAGAATAATCAACACTCAGGCAACCCAGGACGATGGCGAATTTATTAGATCCTAGGTCATCTCAAAGTTTTCGTTGTAGTTTAAAAGTGTAACTATCTGGACCAGGAAGGTGAGGCATCAGCGGGTGAGGGAGCCATTCGCTCCGAAACGCCAGCacagaagggctggggaggccCCGCGGGGACGGCGGCTGGGGACTGAGCGGGAGCCAGCGGGGTGCTGCGGGGCGAAGCTGAAGCCCTGCTGGGCAGGCTGGAGACCGAGCGCCGCCCGGGCCTGCGCGGACGCTGGGGGCGACGCCAGCACCCGCCGAGCGCCCCACCGCGCCCCGCCAGCAGGAGCGCGCGCTGGCCCCACGGGccgggaggggcggggcggggttCCTGCGGTCCGGCCGAGCGGGCGGGGCGGCGGGTTTAAGGCGCCGGACGGCCAGACCCGGCTCACTCGAGCTCCCGCCGCCGCCACCCCACCATGGAGCGGCCGCCGCTGCGCGCCCTACTCCTCGGCGCAGCCGggctgctgctcctgctcctgcccctctcctcttcctcctcttcggACGCCTGCGGCCCCTGCGAGCCGGCCACCTGCCCGCCCCTGCCCCCGCGGGGCTGCCCGCTGGGAGAGACCCGCGACGCGTGCGGATGCTGCCCGGTGTGCGCCCGCGGCGAGGGCGAGCCGTGCGGGGGCGGGGGCGCCGGCAGGGGGCACTGCGCGCCGGGCATGGAGTGCGTGAAGAGCCGCAAGAGGCGGAAGGGTAAAGCCGGGGCAGCAGCCGGCGGCCCGGCAGTGAGCGGCGTGTGCGTGTGCAAGAGCCGCTACCCGGTGTGCGGCAGCGACGGCACCACCTACTCCAGCGGGTGCCAGCTGCGCGCCGCCAGCCTGAGAGCCGAGAGCCGCGGGGAGACGGCCATCACCCAGGTCAGCAAGGGCACCTGCGAGCAAGGTGGGCACGAGCGCTTTCCCCGCCTACCCGGTGCGCGCGGGCTGACCAGACCCGGCGCCCGGCTGGTACCCATGACTCCACTGGAGGGCATCCctggagaaagaagggaggggaggagttgGCAGCCGCGGGATGCCAGGAGCCTTGGGCGACgcctcccttccctttttttgGTGGTTTTGAATTTAGTGCGTGAGCCAAGAAAATGAGAACTCCCAGTACCGGGTGTATATATAGAAAAGATTTTCCGAGACCTCAGGCTCCTGCATCCCCAACGCTCTCCAACTCTTACCAACAGCTGGCAAGTCCATTAGCAAGAGATGGTCCCACTCCTTTGGGAACCCATTTTCTCGTCATTCTTTCTTGGCTGGGGTGTGTAAAGAAGTGAcatggagaaaggagagggagttTGACAAATTTGAAAGTAAGGACTTTCAGAAAATTGTTTGTTTCCTCCTTAATTGGCTACATTGTAAGAAGTTTTTAAtgggatttcatatttttaatgttcacTTACTGGAATTTATCAATTTTCAAACAGTAATCTGGCTGACTAATTATTATATgggcaaaaataaaacacaaactctttgaagaaactttttatgATGTAATTTATATTGTGAGGcttatgacaattttttttcatgatttgtcCCAGCATGCACTACATTCAGCAGAAATATTTCTAAgattatgtttgtttattttattccacACAAGTTCAAGATTGCCATAAATGAAGTGGGGAAAATAAAGTCCGgacttgcaaaaataaataaataaaagaacagattTTAACTCTAATGCCTGAAATAACATTTTCCATGGGCAGTAGTTTCAAGGGAAAGTTAGAAGTCCAATGGTTGGCAGCTCCTCTCCTGGTCCCAGCCAAGGTAGAAAAGGGAGGGGAGACTATTCTACCAAGATCTCAGAAGCCATTTGCTTCTTTAATGCAGTTCATACTTTCTCCAAAatttctgaataatatttctttccttagaGATTTTTCCAGAAGTCCATATACTAATAGGTTGTATATCATTAATTTCAAAGTTTACTGTGGAAAGTCTTAAATCTGTAATTCATTGTTAACTATTTATAGTATTATCACCTTAAGCTTAGAAATTAGGACCTATATAATCTATATATGTTTCTCACTGAAACAGCCATTGTTTCTTTGGATCTCATTTGTCATTtacatcatgaaaataaaaatgtacatcattgaagaattcatttcaaatattgaGATTTTCTTATAAACATTCCCAGGGAAATTTTCCCCCCAGAGTCTTTCAAAATGACTGATACTTTCCTTAGAGATGAAGATTGGCCTGGTGATTCTTCAAATGTGATTTTCTAGTTTGTAGCTAGTTTTATCCTTTTCTCTCCTGTTACTTACTTCTCTCAATAGTCACACAGGATATGGTAAAATATTGAGACTAAGGGTCAAGCAGAACCAGTCTTCCTCATTACTCTGGACACTCCATTCCTTGGTACTTCTCTAGACGGCAAACCCCTTGAAGGTACAAACCTGacttttctttatgtttgggaAAATGTTAGGAGaaatagcatctaaaattatAAATCCTGACATAAGCTAGCCTTTCTTCTCAACCTCAACTAAGAGGTACCAGGTCTGATTCCTGAGAGGGAAAATGCccagagaaaacagaagagaatacGAGGATGCTGCCCGGTGTGCGCCCGCGGCGAGGGCGAGCCGTGCGGGGGCGGGGGCGCCGGCAGGGCACTTTTCATAGCAGAGATGGAAAGGATGAAAACCAAGTCTCCTgatatattatttcttctcaCTTATGCATGTGTTTTGACAATTATAGAAACAAATGGGACAGAGTACCCTTTATTTTTGTACCAAAACATAGGAAATGCATTTTCTAGCTTTCTCTAGTCATTTCTGTCCTCAAAAGAAACTTGAATAATGCTTGAGTACTGAAGGTGAAGAGGCA encodes:
- the Igfbp7 gene encoding insulin-like growth factor-binding protein 7, which encodes MERPPLRALLLGAAGLLLLLLPLSSSSSSDACGPCEPATCPPLPPRGCPLGETRDACGCCPVCARGEGEPCGGGGAGRGHCAPGMECVKSRKRRKGKAGAAAGGPAVSGVCVCKSRYPVCGSDGTTYSSGCQLRAASLRAESRGETAITQVSKGTCEQGPSIVTPPKDIWNVTGAQVYLSCEVIGIPTPVLIWNKVQRGQYGVQRTELLPGDRDNLAIQTRGGPEKHEVTGWVLVSPLSKEDAGEYECHASNSQGQASASAKITVVDALHEIPVKKGEGAEL